From the genome of Vicia villosa cultivar HV-30 ecotype Madison, WI linkage group LG2, Vvil1.0, whole genome shotgun sequence, one region includes:
- the LOC131647171 gene encoding RNA pseudouridine synthase 4, mitochondrial-like — protein sequence MKARNDPSSQPPTRLRLLMLAGGHHHSAPLLSLDMSVRLALRSFTRHSHSSAENSKWLTLPPVNTTTINTSSNQLSSSTSTTALKWVTRCCPQLPKTLVHKLFRLKQVRMLPPQQQEQDHKFKKVTPKDTLNPGDRIFLPNSVKQQTPPPPKRPDSPLTPTLTAKQINFIRDIVIYKDPEILVLNKPPGMPVQGGINIKWSLDAVAASCLNYDSPEPPRLVHRLDRDCSGILVMGRTKTSTTVLHSIFREKTSMASDDIGTEKRILQRKYWALVLGCPRRSRGMVTAPLGKVVVDNGKSDRITIVDNSTSLSPQHAITEYRVIASSSHGYTWLELSPLTGRKHQLRVHCAEVLGTPIVGDYKYGWQAHKKWGQFDLSNLEDSTEELLKEEALPFGLNMNKGSISDKRPHLHLHCKQIVLPDISQALQNVQSLSALSYDLSAVKALELEADLPPFMKKSWDVTNS from the exons ATGAAAGCCCGAAATGATCCCAGCAGCCAACCACCAACGCGGCTTCGTTTGTTGATGTTAGCCGGCGGCCATCATCACTCCGCACCGCTCTTGAGTCTTGACATGTCTGTCCGACTCGCCCTTAGGTCATTCACTCGTCACTCTCATTCCTCCGCCGAAAATTCCAAATGGCTCACACTTCCACCTGTGAATACTACCACCATCAACACTTCCTCCAACCAACTCTCCTCCTCCACTTCCACCACTGCCCTCAAATGGGTCACTCGTTGCTGCCCCCAACTACCCAAAACCCTCGTCCACAAACTCTTCCGCCTAAAACAAGTTCGAATGCTTCCaccacaacaacaagaacaagatcaTAAATTCAAAAAGGTGACTCCCAAAGACACCTTGAACCCTGGCGATCGTATATTTCTTCCAAATTCTGTCAAACAACAAACACCTCCACCGCCCAAACGTCCCGACTCTCCCCTCACTCCAACTCTCACCGCCAAACAAATCAACTTTATCCGTGATATTGTTATCTATAAG gaTCCTGAGATCCTCGTCCTCAACAAACCTCCCGGAATGCCAGTACAG GGTGGCATTAATATCAAATGGAGTTTAGATGCTGTAGCTGCATCATGTTTAAATTATGATTCCCCTGAACCCCCTCGTCTG GTGCATAGACTAGACAGAGACTGTTCTGGAATTCTCGTCATGGGAAGAACAAAGACAAGTACTACAGTTCTGCATTCCATCTTCCGCGAGAAAACTTCCATGGCTTCAGATGAT ATTGGCACGGAAAAGAGAATCCTACAAAGAAAGTATTGGGCACTGGTGCTCGGATGTCCTAGACGTTCACGGGGGATGGTTACTGCTCCACTGGGTAAG GTGGTGGTTGACAACGGAAAATCTGATCGGATAACTATAGTTGACAATTCTACATCGTTATCACCCCAACATGCAATTACAGAGTACCGGGTGATTGCATCATCATCTCATG GTTATACATGGTTGGAGCTTTCCCCCTTAACTGGTAGAAAACACCAG CTCCGGGTCCACTGTGCCGAGGTGTTAGGTACACCAATAGTTGGGGACTACAAATATGGATGGCAAGCTCATAAGAAGTGGGGACAGTTTGATTTGTCTAATCTGGAGGACTCAACTGAGGAGCTTCTGAAGGAAGAGGCACTACCTTTTGGCCTTAACATGAACAAGGGTAGCATCTCTGACAAGCGACCTCATTTACATCTTCATTGCAAGCAAATAGTCTTGCCTGATATATCTCAAGCACTGCAAAATGTGCAATCACTATCAGCTTTAAGTTATGACCTTTCAGCGGTTAAAGCACTTGAGTTGGAAGCGGATTTGCCTCCATTCATGAAAAAGAGTTGGGATGTGACAAATTCGTGA